The genomic DNA GCAGGCCTCATTAGAAGATGGATAATCGATTATGTATCCTTCATCTCCTGCATTAACAGCAACGATAACGTCCTCTTTCTCTTTGCCCTTGTTGTCTTGCTTATCTTGTCTTGCTTCCCTTATAATAGTTTGTACATCCTTCTGTAGATTCAAACCCTTCAACTTTTCAGCTCTCTTCGCCTTCGCAATTTCAACTTCGGATACGATGTCTTGGAGCTCAGgatcatcttcttcacttAAATTTGCAAGCACATCCCCAAAAGCAAAATCACTCTCACTCCCACTACTATTCTCTTCACTTTCTTCAGCGGCTCAATCTACAACAGCATCACCTCCCTTCCTTCCTAAAGCACTTCCCTCAGTAACCTCATCACCTTAATTAGTAGCCGCCTTATGTTGCTGAAATGCTTTAGGGTTAGGGTCGGTTATGTGCTTGACATACAGTTGGCAATGTTTATGCTCCAATAGCTGCCCTATGAGTTGAATGACAGAACTGTCATTGTAAACCTCAAATAATCTCTTTTAACCCCTTCCCATGGACCCGACACAATACTACCTCTACATTACCTTTGTACCCCATCTTTTCTAATTCTTTTACTATATGGGTAATAGACATTTTGTCTGGATCAATATCCCAATGCAATATTGCACCCTCACTGTGCAACAAttctcctccttcttccttAAAGGACCCGCCATGGTGTATTTCAAGAGTGTATCTATGATAATTGAAGTTGTAAAAGTCATCAATTCTACAAGACCAATGTAACAGACCAAGTATCACAATATTGACAAGCATCATGATATTGATAATCTTTCATTAAAACAAAGTTTgctcaaaaattttaacagtTCATGAAGAGTACTTACTAAGGAAAACTCAGTAAATGATCAGTACTGaggacttcttcttcttcggatcttcttcttcgagtCAGGTCTGCTGCTCCCCACCTGCAACCTCGTcccctctcctcctctcccGTATAATGTGGCCTCGTAAACCAATTGGGGGTGCTTCGTCTTGTTGTTCTCCTACGAACAGAGACAACAAGAACTCACAATCTTCTTCGAAACTTTCAGACTTTCAGTTCGATCAAATGCTGAATTGTATAGGCAAATCAGGAACTCACAAGTACATGAGTTGCAAGTTCTGTTTTAAGCCATGAGCTTGTGCTCGTAAGTTAGTCGATGACCTATCTAGGGTTCTTTATAAAgatgttgctgctgctgttcgAAGAGACACAAAATATTCACCAGCAAGTACTCATTTTTGTTGTAACCTTTATAGATGTAAGCTGAAGATGCTAATTAATATCATCAGCTCATCTGGTTTCTACGATATGCTTCTCATTAAAGTTGAATGATGAAAATCATGAACACCGAGATTGAAACTGAAGAAATTGGAAGCTCCCTCATTTACTGAACTCACAATCTTCGAAACTGAAGAAATTAAAGTTCACCTCTACGATTTCGAAAGTCTGGAAGAAATTGGAAGCTACGGAAGAAATTGGAAGCTACATAGCACCGAGATTGCACTGAAATCTCCACATATGGAAGAAATTTTCTAGCCGagtcggggaaaggaagagaagggcgGGAATCTAGAAGTTTTAGGGTTTCAACCCGAGATATTGGGTTTTCTATTCGAGGCAAGGGTGCCACGTCATCATTTAACGGACACGTGGAAGGAGTTGACGGCGTTAAATCCACGGTAGTGGGTCGGTAACGGCTTTGACGGAAAGGACCACTGCTGACACTTTTCCAAACCTTTTAggatttgatttttcaaagtGAAACTTTTAGGACTCGATGTCAAAAAATCCCAAACTTATAGGACCTTAAGTGTCATTTTCCCATAATATAATTAGATAATGGTATTTAGGTTTCTGAAAATTTAAGATCTTAATAAAACAagtgcttaattaattaagtgaaGAATGATTAGATGAAAATTATGATGgttgaaattatatttacataaatgCCCCAatactttaaaatattttcccttttgcccatattttattttaattttttaaattcagaaaattaaaaaaattgaaaatttcaataaaaaaagaagcatatcAGGGTTTTAGATCGGAGAGGCCCCGGgagaaagagggagagagggaaaTCGAGGTGGTGGTGGCCTCGATCTGGAAATGAATAACATACAAGCAAAATCTTGAGAAATGAGTAATGCAATTGTGTTATATTTTTGCTTATGAATCGGGAGAttttagatttaatttttgtcaATATGATTACTTTTActcttttatttcaaattttttttatattagtcCATAAGCATGTAATTGAAacttagtattttttttttgtgtgaactATGGTATCCGGAAGTCCAATTGAATTCCGAATAATACAGTCTAGCCGAGTCGATTAGTCAGAATTCAATTGAACTTTCGAATATCATGGCTCACACTAAaaatctaatatttttttttactaaaattTAAGGAACAAAGAAGTAAAGACCATTTATGAGATCTTTCACTGCGGTCTCCCTCTCCCATAACCGCCAATTTGTTTTCCCACTCAAATAaaaccaaagaaaaagaaaaggtcgGGGCAAGAAATGATTTCCTGAACTGAGATCACCAAACCAGTTATGCGCTCGTGTAATAGTTGCTTGACACTTGCGTGTATTATATCAtcattttgataaaattagtGAGTTTATTAGCCATCCGCGGtaagagatttttttaaattaatagtgGAGAGCTACCGTGAGAGCTGGTTTCGAAGGGTGACGGCCAGTCTTGAAGTGGACTCGGAGGCAGTGGCTCGCACTGCAACATCAGCAAATGGGTGGCTCGGGTTGGTATAGTGCATTGTCGAGGGATGATAGGAGCATAAAGACGGGATTGTCATGGGTCATACACTCATACCTATCAAAAAGAGAATGTACGTACTAATTGGCTGGCAAACTATGTGCTCTCTTGCTCGTAACAACTCTACACGTGGTGTTGCCTGATCTCTTGCTGTTGGGGTATAATATAACTATGCTCTCTATATCTCGTTTTCATATTTCGTCTTTGTATTATGTAccgttttatttttaatgcaTTCGGCCTTTGTGCCACCCCGTattacaaaagaaataaaaaaaaaaacaaggggAAAATTAACCATGTCAGCCTCTCTCATTCGCCGGTTAATGTTTCATCGGGCAATAATTTCCCGCAGGGGCAGACTGCAGAGGATAGCTTGTTCATAAAGACATGATTATTACTGCCAGAATGGCCGAATGGACATGTCCTTGGCAAATGTAATATAAAGAGCTCTTCTTCATTTCACCCTTCTGTGGCCAAAACCTCCATTTCTTCctgtcttctccttcttctatCTCAGAGTGGCAATGGAGCAAAAATCAGACACCAACGTTAGCATGACTGAAGGAGGAGACACCGTCAAGATCCTCTTGAAAACTCAGGTCTCTCTGCCAATGTTTCTCTCTTCCTTTCTCATTACACCTTCGATGTCTGCCTTTCTGACGTACGTATGTGCAAAATGTTTTCCGTTCTTAAAATCGCAGGGTCAGCGTAAGGTATGCTGTCAAATGAATCGGAGCTGCCAACTAGAGCGGCTTTTCCGGACATTCTGTACCATGATGGACCTCGACTACCGGTTCGTCGAGTTCCTCCACAATGGACATCGTGTCTTTGGGTCCAGCTCTCCGGATCAAGTGACTAACCGACTGCCCTTCGACATTAATTGCATGTCATGCACCGTTTTATGTTTTTAAATCGAGAGAAATAACCATAAGCTCCTGCTGCTTTCGATGTGTAGCTCGATCTGGACGAAGCAGAAGCTGACGAAGGTATGATCGAGATCGATGCCTTTGTGCGCCAAATGGGAGGTTGTCCCAGACGATATGAAGGCCGAGAAATCGCTGATTTCTCGAAGAATATTATTAACTACTAATCATAATCAAGCATGCGCTCAGAAGAAGTTAAGCTACGATTGACAGCTTTTGTGTTATTAGTTATCGCAGGTAGACTAGACAGCTAATGTAATCCTTATAACCCGAAGTGAGCTGACCTGCTAAGTCTCTTGCATCTAAATTCAGCGGTGCTTATGCCGTCGAATGGTATCGATAAGTATTTTTGTATGTATACGTCCAACGTATTGTTCTCTACACTGCTATTTGGTTACTAAACTAGCTTGGAAGAGCTTCGGCGACAGACTTTCAGGTACCCAAACTTCCCGGCGCCGGGGGATGAGCCCTCAAAGATGAAGGGCAGATACCCTGTTGCAGCTTTATATTTCTGCTGAACCTGCATGATATTAGTCGGTATATTAAAGACAGGACATGATGGCTAGTTTCTTGTCCCGGGGATTTGTTGGCTTTAACATATCACCCGAGTAGATGGATAAAATTCTTACCTCGAGAATCTGTTGACTGCTCCTCAAGCAATTCCTCCCGACCACACAGACTGTCCCACCTGATCCCCCACCAGTAATCTTTGCTCCGTAGAGAGTCCCATCCTCAGATTTAGGCCTCTTCCAGTGCTGCATTTCCTGCACTAACTGGACCAGCCTATCGGTCCCATCAGAACCGAGTCCACAGGCGCTGTAGCTGTAATGGCACTGCGAATAATTGTTGAACAGATAGCGAGCTGAGAATCTAATGTCATAGTTAGACCGATCTCcagtttcttctttttttatcttctaatccacgaaatataatttaaagacCTCTGCTCTTCAAGTTTTCGGAAAACAAAATATCGTGAAGTCCAGCTCAAAAATTAAACGTCTCTTGCTATAGGTATCTCTAGCCAGGTGAGAATCTATTATATTTGTGTGGAAGGAAGCACTATGcatgtaaaatttcaaatactGTAAATTCGGTGAGTACCTGATACAGAAGCTCCCCAAGGGCCGTAAGCTGCTCGTCTGAGCTTACTGAAGTAAGTAGAGCCTTGAAAGCCTACCAAATATTGACAAAGACATAATAAATCTCTATTTTGGGTATCAACCAACAAGAACATTCGATAAAATAAGAGCATTCAGGATTTCAGATCCTCCATTATTGGGCCGCCAAAGCCGTTCAAATGCTTAGATCTaatcttgacccgatccaacagaatcattttcaaaataagaaGCCACAATATCCTTTAACTGGACTGCTATGTCAGGATGGATTTATTTTGCATCCTAAAAGAGTACACTCCGTCCAACTCCTGAATGAGAGCCACAGTATTAACTTCAGTACGTTAAGTTCATAAGATGACAAGATTGAATAACAAGAAGTTCCAGCACCAATATCTAAGTACTCACCTTGACTctgaaattttcatatatcgGATGTCTAGCAGAGGCTCGAACTCCATAAGCGCGCTTAGGATCAATAACCGTGACCGTGTCATGGTGATCAGTGTATTTCTCCAAAAATGCCTCACCAAATATAGACTCGGGAAGGACATTAGCATAGAGAGCTTCGTATCTGTCAGTTATGCAAAAGAACAGCCAAATTAATGAGCTTTAATAATTCGTGCAATGATACAATGGTCTACCATGAGTCAGTTAATTTGCAAATACAGCTTGCCTAGATCGGTCTGGCAAGTGGTCTCCGTGTAAAACCAGTTTCACTGACCAATCCAGTCTTTGTAACTATGCGTGATACTTTCTTTCTCATTCAACAGTTCTAGAAACAAAGCCATCATGAAGGGAGACTAGGCTACCTGTGAGGTGTTAGGTTACACAAATAATCTAATGACGCTTCGTTTTCCAGTAATTCGACCCCATCCTCCTCCACTTCATCAGGATTTAAGCCATTTTCAGTACTTGAAAAGGAGCGGGAGAGCTTTGTTGATGCCGTGGACTTAATCATCTCTCTTCCCATGAAGGCACCTATTCTAACCGAGCCATAATCTCCACCTCCAATACTGCCCAATGGAATTCACGTTTACTGTTAGTATAAGACAGTCGGAAAAGAATGTAAGAGGTTAAACCATTTGTTTATGTTTTGCTGATGCTTCCAGAACATGCTTCAGTCTCACTATGCAAGAACAAAATTATAGCATTGATTCTGCTTTCAGATTTCCAGTGCTTttgggttaaaaaaaaaaaagaagaagaagaaaagaaaaaagctcTAGTAATGAGAATTAGAATTCTGAACAGTGGGGGTTTCCAATGAGGACTTCGGGAACTgagatattaaattttttattttaaagcaCTAGAaatatgtttaaaaaaaaaaaccaaaggaATCGGGGAAGTGGCACCTGTGTCGAATTCCTGAATCAATTCCCCAAAACCGTATGTGAGTGGGGATCTCCACAAGCCCGAGTACCTCAGCAGGCTGCATTATATGAcaaattcatattattttctttccttcagTTTTACAGAATAAAATTTCCACTGCATAGCAGAAATAATGCGTACCTGACAAACCATTGCAAGGAGTTTATTCGTTTCACCACATGCGGAGGTCATCTGGTCCATCACACCGCACGGAGCTCCCACAATGTGGTTCTCAACCTATTAACATTTTTGAGTAATTAATAGAGATAGCACAACCATAATGAATTTATCAAAATAGAAAGTAGAGAGTAAAAGTAAAACTTATTTCATTGAGAAGGTGTTGTGACAACACAAACCTTTTGGCATAGCAGAGCAAGCTTTCTTGGACTGATATCTAACCCTGCAACACTCAAAAATACGGCACAATCATATGATCAGAGTGCCATAAGTCCAAAGTCCTCTTATAATAGAAAAGGGACATTATTGCGACTGAATCTATACCAGCAATCGTCAGTAGGAACTAAGCTACTATTTTTCAAATCTTAAGCagtgaaaatatatttcaaataaacTATTAGTGGCCAGCTTTCCTCCATAACAAAGTCGAGAAACTAGTTCTCCATGAAAGAATAAGATATTCAGGAGCAGGTCCTCAGGTAAATCATGAAAAATGTAGCAGCCAATAGAAAAAATTGCTGCAAACAATAGAAAGGATTTGACAGGTTTATGCGCACAATTTCTCCTAATACAGAGGATTTCAAAGTTATCCTTCATTTCAAAGTTATCCTTCACATGAAAGGCGTCTTTCACTTGCTGCATGTTGAAATTCGATATTTGTCGAGGAAGAAGAATGCAACTTGCAAAAAGGACAGAGAAAAATCACCATGAGCAGCAGCAATGCCAGACATGCTAGCAACCTCTACTGAGGCAGACGAAGATACACCTTTGCCTTCTGGAACAGCAGAAGAGACCTGAAGATGCAACATGAGATAGTCAGTGTAAAAATCCCAGCTTCTCATTCTCTTGTactggaaaataaaaaaataattaaaagaaatgtCCCATTGCAACTCCCAGGACATTCACAGAATATTTTGTCATCTTAATACACATTGAAAAGTGTGATTCATCCTTTTTCACAAAACAATTGGGAACTAAAGAAGTTCCATTAGTGACCCTAAACAGAAAAATTTCATGCATCAAGCGTTTGAATAGAAGATGATCTGTTTGACTAGCCCCTGAATGCTTATGCTGCACTTTTTTAAGACACTGAAATGTCAAGGATGCTATCTATGGAGATAGCTGTGGAAAGAGTGACTTCTAGTAACAAGGATCATCACTACTTATCTGAGCTTGCTAGGAACAATGTAGACAAAGATCATCAAAATTAGCAAAGGCAGCAAAGTCAATTTTTTGAAGTATTTATTTGTTCGCAGAGAACATGTTGCTATAAATCTAATACAGAGAGTTCACAGAATACAAAATTATGATAACGAATACATGAAAAAACATATAGCAAAGTATGATGTCATGCTTGATCCATGGAATACATATCTTTAGATCCTTTGCGTTTAAATGGTACAAAAGCAAGGACAGCAAATGCAGAAAAGCTGCACATAAATTAAAATCTCTTCACAAATTCAGAAAGGTCAATTAGAAGGGAAGTATAAAGAAAGAACCgcaaaacaaacaaaacatAATGAGAAGTAAAcaaggaatttttcttttcaatggTAAGTAAAATGATCATTGATAAAATATCTGGGAAGACTTCTTACCAGCATACTAATGCTATCCTCAAAGCGTACACCTAATTCTGTTATTAAAACTAGAATTGTCCCAGCAACGTATGCTGCCCATCTACAATTGGAAACACATGACCATTTAATGTTATCTCCAGCTAAGAGACATtaccttttctgaaaacaaaaataaccACCATGACTAGGACATACTTTTGTGATGGATCTCGAGCAAAGTATTTCTTTGCTTTCTCATAAGATATTGGCTTCCCATCCTCCATAAAATCAGACAAATCCATGTCAAAAGTTGGGCCACGATTGCTCAGTTCTGATCCGTAGGATACCTTAACATAACCAATATGCACAAATAAACAGCTTAACAGTTAATACTCTCAGATTGCTTTAGCCCTCAGAAAGCATTTTAGCATTCCCTTCACggagaagaaaattttctagTGTAACATCACTTTTAGAGAGCTAGAACAAGTCTTTTCAATTATGAAGATATTGAAACAGGCAGAGTAGTTGTACTCTTATTCAGATACATACAATTTGGAGAACGGGGGTTGGTCCTTGTCCTTTGGCTTGTTGCCGGGCTAGGGCATGTTTCCAGAGCCTATGTTTAGATGGGTTATTCCTCTGAACAGCAACATGGCAAGCTTCTCTGATAGGCATCTGAGATATAGAGATAAAGGGAGAAACACTTAGAGCCTGACTTTATCATGTTTCTCAATGATATTATCCAAGCAGCTACGACCTTTGAGATCAACAGAAATGATATTGCTTAATGTTTGTGACTAAGAGCTTTGTActcaaaatcattttctttgCATACTAATGTTTAGCAGAGTCGCTCGTTCAATGTTTATGAAAAGCCAAATGAACCTCACTAATATAGTATGTGCCTCAGACCCCAAATTATCTGGTTTTCTGATTCAGATCAACATCCTATGACTAATGTATGTTGTAGTATAAGTGTGATCTCTAGAAGAAACAGATATCAACTTACCTGCAAAACAAGGCTTCCTGAATAGTCTGCGATTCCTCCCATCACATCCAATCTTCCAGGTGCCCTGGTCACAAAGATGTCTTCCTGTTTGTGTTGACACAATAAACAGTTGGATTTTTACTGGTCATCTAGCTATTATCATCACCATCATAAAGGATTTCCAAAGTATTGAGAGAAATAAGACAAGGGGGAACTTTAATCTGCAAATTGAAGTTGAATCAAGACCAAACTAAGTTCTGCAAATCACGCTTCATATGCAaacggaaaaaaagaaagggagaaaTATAAAGCTAAAAGGACATTCTAATAAGACAGAATCAAGACCTCCCAATTGAAGAGTCCAGCAGCTGCCTTCCGCTCACGCATCTGTCGCTTCTCAGTATTTTTTATAGAATCATTTGTGGCATTTAGCCCAGCCAAACTCTTTAAGAAACTCTTTGTATCAGATAAACCCTGAATATCTCCATGAATAATCTCAAGATCTTCATCATACCTATCATTATGTGGAAAGTAGAGTACTAATGAAACCAATTTATTGACTTTGCATTAAACTTGGCAAAACACAAACTGAACAAAACTTACAAGTCCATTTGGGAAATTCTTTCATTTGCTTCAAATTTAGGGGACCCAGTACTGAGACTCAGTTCATTTTCAGCATTTGCATACCACTCAGGAATGCATAGATCTCGTCCCGGGGCCCGTTGTAGTTGATAGCCAAGAACTATGGCATCTCGCAATCTTCTTGCGCCACTAAGCTAtataattatcataaaatCTGAATTAGAAACTTGGGCGGGTAGGTTAGATACTCCAGCAGAAAGATATCCATGACATAATAAGATAGAACAGTGCAAAATTCATTACCTTATCCGATGCATAATTTTTTCCAACAGCTGTCTCCTGCAAGATGTGAGCCGCCACCTACAATTCAAGTATCATTGCTGTCAGAAAGTACTCCACCCAAAACCACTAAAAGAAATGTCAACTGGAGACAACGATAACTTCACGATCAAAACACTATAACAACAATGAAGCTTAACAATACACCTAAAGCATAGCtgtttatttgattttattacTCATAATCAAGagcaaaatatttaaaagggtgttaaaattttaaactataTTTAGCAAATATTACCTCGCCACCATTAATTCCTCCCTCATAGCATGGTTTCAGATTGATGGCATGCTCAAGATAAGGCTTCCAATGGCCAACAAGTAAATCCCTCCTGATCATCTCCACACCAGCTTGATAGTACTGCGGAAAAGATTTAACTACATGTCATCCATTGAACATATGTTCATATTATATAAGCATAAATAGAGTATCATGCATCGTTTGTTTGACATTTAAATAAATTCTACAAGATCATCAATTTGACATCCGCAAAAACTGAGAAAATAAACCGACAGTAATTAATATCTAACTTTCATTTGCAAAGGTGAGAAGACCAGAAATGAGAAAACATACAGAAGAATCAGTACCTCTAGCATGTTTCTCAAAAAAGGTTCTTCGTTAAAATAATCTCGGCGCACAAAGACAAAGGGGAGCTTGTATGCAAGAGCTTCACTCACAGTACCATATCCAATTTTACCTGAAACAATGAAAATAGCATGAGGTACcttcaaaatttataataataaccTCAGACACCGAGATTATGTACTCACCAAGCATGCAGTCAGAAGCTGCAATAAGATCGGGTGTGTATGCATCTTTTGCAAGCTTTATGAAATTTGGTGGAAGGTCTTCGCTTTCGGAGGCACCACATACCTAGACAAATGAGCAGTACAACCCATgtaaaagagaaagcttaCAACTCTGAAAGTTAACAACCACATTATGCTTGCAGCATATGGAAAAATGCCAGCAAGTACCAGGCACAGCCACCCGGAAGGCAAGTATCTCTCCTCCAACTTCCAGCCTGATGGCTgcaggaaagaaaaaatttcttcAGATACATCACTAATCAGGGATTTCCCTTTCATGGAAGtatttgcaattttcaaatccaaCAATCTGTAAATTGATGACAACAAAGAATACTAGTAAACAATACTCCACCATAAAATAGCATACTaagcaaaaagtaaatatatatatatatatatatacacacacacacatatatattcttttaatgtGTCAGTTAGATGGCTGCTTCCTCAAAGGTGCATCATCTGAAAAATTAGATAAGTTGCACTGTGTGAACAATGACCAACAGTCCAAGTGCCAATGTCAGCAAACATACATATTATTTAGGAAAATTATACCACAAGAAATAAACGGAATTCTTATGCTACTTGTCAGCGTTCAAATCAGACTGATTGGGAGGGAAAGAGTGATGGCATTATAAATTACTCAACTGAAAGGAATTTGATTTAGTAAAACCTAAGGAACTTATACAAATTCATTTTCAATagtcaaaaatatataaagtgGTAAACCCACCTGTCCACCAAAATTGAGGATAACCACCTTCACATGCTCTCCAATTCCAAGTTCCTCTCTCACCTAAAAAAAGGTTTTTGAGATGCTATTACACATTATATTACATCAGTAAGGTATTAGCTTGAGTTTTTTATTCAAACCTCCTTACGGGATCTGTGCAACCTCCTCACCACCAAAGGTACGTCTATAACATCACGGAAAGCAGGCACTAGGAGAGCAACACATTCAGTAAAAGGCAATTTATTAACAATTTGAAACTGATACAAGCAAAAAAACCCTTTCTATTTGAATTAAGGAAGGTTAGCAACATACTTGGGCAGTATCCTGGAAGGCGGATTAAGAATTCACAGTGTGAATAATCTTCTGCAATCTGCATGGAACATTATGAGGAATTAATGCATTCAAGAAATAAAGAGAACATTTTCCCGAACTGGTCATAAAAACTGGAGGCTCATAAAGATCCACGTGGAGTGGATCGTTGAGAGGGGAGGCATATAAATTGATGGCTTTGTCTCTGCACCAATGAAATGGTACATAATTCATATCACGGCAAACATTATGAAAGGGTTACTGGGGGTGAGATGTCAGCACACAAGATTATAGGAACAGAAGCCCACTGAAAAGCATTAAGAGAAGTTTGGCCTACTTAGAAAGAGCAACCGGAAGATCATCAAGCAAAAAATAGTGAATGATTCACTCAAAAAGCTTACGTGGGATCCCGCCACTATTTATAGCAGGTAGTAACAATCTCATATTCTAGAGTTGAAATCAAAGGAATTTTGCCTGTAAGTGCAAATTCTTGATCTAAACCTTTTAGAAGGTTCTATGTTCAATGTTATGCATCTAATGCATTTTACCTATGGCTAAGCTAGATAAGATGAGTAACCTGCATTTTACATATGGCTAAGCTAGGTAAGATGTATAACCTGCCATAATCAAGCATCTATTTTTTGGTAAACAAGTACGGATGAAGTTAT from Punica granatum isolate Tunisia-2019 chromosome 2, ASM765513v2, whole genome shotgun sequence includes the following:
- the LOC116196319 gene encoding uncharacterized protein LOC116196319; translated protein: MEQKSDTNVSMTEGGDTVKILLKTQGQRKVCCQMNRSCQLERLFRTFCTMMDLDYRFVEFLHNGHRVFGSSSPDQLDLDEAEADEGMIEIDAFVRQMGGCPRRYEGREIADFSKNIINY
- the LOC116196318 gene encoding L-arabinokinase-like isoform X1, translated to MVGIEQKGDGVRKHRPLVFAYYVTGHGFGHATRVVEVVRHLINAGHIVHAVTGAPDFVFTSEIQSPRLFIRKVLLDCGAVQADALTVDRLASLEKYSETAVVPRDSILTTEVEWLKSIKADLVVSDVVPVACRAAADAGIRSVCVTNFSWDFIYAEYVMAAGNHHRKIVWQIAEDYSHCEFLIRLPGYCPMPAFRDVIDVPLVVRRLHRSRKEVREELGIGEHVKVVILNFGGQPSGWKLEERYLPSGWLCLVCGASESEDLPPNFIKLAKDAYTPDLIAASDCMLGKIGYGTVSEALAYKLPFVFVRRDYFNEEPFLRNMLEYYQAGVEMIRRDLLVGHWKPYLEHAINLKPCYEGGINGGEVAAHILQETAVGKNYASDKLSGARRLRDAIVLGYQLQRAPGRDLCIPEWYANAENELSLSTGSPKFEANERISQMDLYDEDLEIIHGDIQGLSDTKSFLKSLAGLNATNDSIKNTEKRQMRERKAAAGLFNWEEDIFVTRAPGRLDVMGGIADYSGSLVLQMPIREACHVAVQRNNPSKHRLWKHALARQQAKGQGPTPVLQIVSYGSELSNRGPTFDMDLSDFMEDGKPISYEKAKKYFARDPSQKWAAYVAGTILVLITELGVRFEDSISMLVSSAVPEGKGVSSSASVEVASMSGIAAAHGLDISPRKLALLCQKVENHIVGAPCGVMDQMTSACGETNKLLAMVCQPAEVLGLVEIPTHIRFWGIDSGIRHSIGGGDYGSVRIGAFMGREMIKSTASTKLSRSFSSTENGLNPDEVEEDGVELLENEASLDYLCNLTPHRYEALYANVLPESIFGEAFLEKYTDHHDTVTVIDPKRAYGVRASARHPIYENFRVKAFKALLTSVSSDEQLTALGELLYQCHYSYSACGLGSDGTDRLVQLVQEMQHWKRPKSEDGTLYGAKITGGGSGGTVCVVGRNCLRSSQQILEVQQKYKAATGYLPFIFEGSSPGAGKFGYLKVCRRSSSKLV
- the LOC116196318 gene encoding L-arabinokinase-like isoform X2 — translated: MVGIEQKGDGVRKHRPLVFAYYVTGHGFGHATRVVEVVRHLINAGHIVHAVTGAPDFVFTSEIQSPRLFIRKVLLDCGAVQADALTVDRLASLEKYSETAVVPRDSILTTEVEWLKSIKADLVVSDVVPVACRAAADAGIRSVCVTNFSWDFIYAEYVMAAGNHHRKIVWQIAEDYSHCEFLIRLPGYCPMPAFRDVIDVPLVVRRLHRSRKEVREELGIGEHVKVVILNFGGQPSGWKLEERYLPSGWLCLVCGASESEDLPPNFIKLAKDAYTPDLIAASDCMLGKIGYGTVSEALAYKLPFVFVRRDYFNEEPFLRNMLEYYQAGVEMIRRDLLVGHWKPYLEHAINLKPCYEGGINGGEVAAHILQETAVGKNYASDKLSGARRLRDAIVLGYQLQRAPGRDLCIPEWYANAENELSLSTGSPKFEANERISQMDLYDEDLEIIHGDIQGLSDTKSFLKSLAGLNATNDSIKNTEKRQMRERKAAAGLFNWEEDIFVTRAPGRLDVMGGIADYSGSLVLQMPIREACHVAVQRNNPSKHRLWKHALARQQAKGQGPTPVLQIVSSAVPEGKGVSSSASVEVASMSGIAAAHGLDISPRKLALLCQKVENHIVGAPCGVMDQMTSACGETNKLLAMVCQPAEVLGLVEIPTHIRFWGIDSGIRHSIGGGDYGSVRIGAFMGREMIKSTASTKLSRSFSSTENGLNPDEVEEDGVELLENEASLDYLCNLTPHRYEALYANVLPESIFGEAFLEKYTDHHDTVTVIDPKRAYGVRASARHPIYENFRVKAFKALLTSVSSDEQLTALGELLYQCHYSYSACGLGSDGTDRLVQLVQEMQHWKRPKSEDGTLYGAKITGGGSGGTVCVVGRNCLRSSQQILEVQQKYKAATGYLPFIFEGSSPGAGKFGYLKVCRRSSSKLV